A stretch of DNA from Aquificaceae bacterium:
TTTCCTTTCTTACTAAGTTTCTGACCTCTACCAAAAGGTTTATTAACCTTTCGTCCAAAACCTGCCCCGCCTCCAACTCCCTTTGGACCACCCTTTCCACCTCACACTCTGGCTTGTAGTCCTCAAGAAGTCCAAAAACACCCCTTAGGTTCTTTATAAGAGAGTTGACCGCAAACTCATAAGCCTGTAGCTCCTGCAGAGATATTCTACCTTCAGAAAAGGCTTTGTTTCTTACCTTGTTGAGCTCAGAAACAAGACCATAGACCACCGCAAGAGCTTGAGGAGTATTAAAGTCATCACTCAAAGCCCCAAAGAACTCCTCTTCCGCTTCCTTGACCTTTTCAAAGAGAGGATGAGTGCCACGCTCCTCGTAAGTGGGTAGCTTCTTTAAAAGCTCAAGACCCTCAAGAGCGTCTATGAGCCTCTCGTAAGCTCTCTTTGTCTCCTCCATCTTCTCCCAAGAAAAGTCCAGAGGGCTTCTGTAGTGAGTAAAGAGCACCAAGAGCCTAAGGATATCAGGATGATATTTAGAGTAGACCTCCTTTAGGGTTATGTAGTTGCCAAGAGATTTAGACATCTTTTGACCACCCACCGTCACCAGTCCGTTGTGAACCCAATAGCGAGCAAAAGGCTTGCCAGTGAGTGCTTCCGCTTGAGCTATCTCATTTTCGTGATGAGGAAAAACGAGGTCAAGACCCCCACCATGAATATCTATAGTCTCGCCAAGATGCTTAAAAATCATAGCAACACACTCCGTGTGCCAACCCGGTCTCCCGGGTCCCCAAGGAGAAT
This window harbors:
- the cysS gene encoding cysteine--tRNA ligase, whose product is MSIRIYNTLTGKVEEFVPIDPPKVSIYTCGVTVYDDSHVGHGRSLIVFDVLRRFLEHMGYRVRFVRNFTDVDDKIINRALQECTDFMTIANRYIASYYRDMEKIRVKPADVEPRVTEHIKEIIEVIQGLIQKGYAYESGGDVYFSVSAFPEYGKLSKRNIEELEAGARVEPSEKKRNPLDFALWKSAKAGEPAWDSPWGPGRPGWHTECVAMIFKHLGETIDIHGGGLDLVFPHHENEIAQAEALTGKPFARYWVHNGLVTVGGQKMSKSLGNYITLKEVYSKYHPDILRLLVLFTHYRSPLDFSWEKMEETKRAYERLIDALEGLELLKKLPTYEERGTHPLFEKVKEAEEEFFGALSDDFNTPQALAVVYGLVSELNKVRNKAFSEGRISLQELQAYEFAVNSLIKNLRGVFGLLEDYKPECEVERVVQRELEAGQVLDERLINLLVEVRNLVRKEKLYHISDLIRDKLKELGIVLEDTPAGTRWKRQ